In Nicotiana tabacum cultivar K326 chromosome 2, ASM71507v2, whole genome shotgun sequence, the following proteins share a genomic window:
- the LOC107812329 gene encoding non-specific lipid-transfer protein 1, whose product MEIAGKIACFVVLCMVVAAPCAEAITCGQVTSNLAPCLAYLRNTGPLGRCCGGVKALVNSARTTEDRQIACTCLKSAAGAISGINLGKAAGLPSTCGVNIPYKISPSTDCSKVQ is encoded by the exons ATGGAAATAGCTGGGAAAATTGCATGCTTTGTGGTATTGTGCATGGTGGTAGCTGCACCCTGCGCAGAAGCCATAACCTGTGGCCAGGTTACGTCGAATTTGGCACCTTGTCTTGCTTATCTTAGAAACACGGGGCCTCTGGGACGTTGTTGCGGTGGCGTTAAGGCTCTGGTGAATTCTGCAAGGACCACAGAAGATCGTCAAATTGCATGCACTTGCCTGAAATCAGCTGCAGGTGCTATTTCTGGAATCAATTTGGGCAAAGCTGCTGGTCTCCCTAGTACTTGTGGTGTCAATATTCCTTACAAGATCAGCCCTTCCACTGACTGCTCCAA GGTCCAGTAA